The Misgurnus anguillicaudatus chromosome 21, ASM2758022v2, whole genome shotgun sequence genome includes a window with the following:
- the slc25a22b gene encoding mitochondrial glutamate carrier 1: protein MSDKQLSLSAKLINGGIAGLIGVTCVFPIDLAKTRLQNQQNGSRIYTSMYDCLSKTIRSEGFFGIYRGAAVNLMLVTPEKAIKLASNDFFRHQLSKDGQKLTLIKEMLAGCGAGTCQVIITTPMEMLKIQLQDAGRIEAQRKLIGHQHRGGGAKVSLVKSPTALQLSRDVLKDRGLAGFYKGLGATLLRDVPFSVIYFPLFANLNSLGRRNADGSAPFYISFLSGCIAGCIAAVAVNPVDVIKTRIQSMTLGSQENTYSGVKDCLSKILRNEGPAAFLKGAYCRALVIAPLFGIAQVVYFLGVGEFVLHLLSGQKH, encoded by the exons ATGTCTGACAAGCAGCTCAG TCTGTCAGCtaaactcatcaatggcggtaTCGCCGGATTAATTGGAGTCACTTGCGTGTTTCCCATTGATCTGGCCAAAACACGCCTCCAAAACCAGCAAAACGGATCTCGCATCTACACTAGCAT GTATGATTGTCTCTCGAAAACCATCCGATCAGAGGGTTTTTTTGGAATATACAGAG GTGCTGCAGTTAATCTGATGCTGGTGACTCCAGAAAAGGCCATCAAACTCGCATCCAACGATTTCTTTAGACATCAGCTCTCCAAAGATGG GCAAAAGTTGACATTGATTAAAGAAATGTTAGCTGGCTGTGGAGCGGGTACCTGTCAG GTGATTATAACAACTCCTATGGAGATGCTAAAGATCCAGTTGCAGGATGCTGGCAGAATAG AGGCACAGAGGAAGCTGATTGGCCATCAGCACAGAGGAGGCGGAGCCAAAGTGAGCCTCGTGAAATCTCCCACTGCCCTCCAGCTCTCTAGAGATGTGCTGAAGGACAGAGGCCTCGCTGGTTTTTATAAGGGCCTTGGTGCCACTCTATTAAG gGATGTGCCTTTCTCTGTCATTTACTTCCCACTGTTTGCTAACTTGAACAGCCTGGGCAGGAGGAACGCTGACGGTTCCGCTCCGTTTTACATCTCCTTCCTGTCCGGCTGTATTGCGGGCTGCATTGCAGCTGTTGCTGTCAACCCTGTGGATG TGATAAAGACCAGGATTCAGTCTATGACCCTTGGAAGTCAAGAAAACACATACAGCGGAGTCAAAGACTGTCTCAG TAAGATTCTTCGTAATGAGGGTCCTGCTGCGTTCCTGAAGGGGGCGTACTGTCGCGCGCTGGTCATCGCTCCGCTTTTCGGCATCGCTCAAGTGGTTTATTTCCTGGGAGTTGGTGAATTTGTTCTTCACCTATTGTCTGGACAGAAACACTAA
- the rplp2b gene encoding ribosomal protein, large P2 b: protein MRYVAAYLLAALGGKESPSTGDIKKILDSVGIEADGTRMDKVVAELNGKNVEEVIAQGFSKLASVPSGGAVAVSSSAAPAAGGSAAAPAAEEKKEEKKDESEESDDDMGFGLFD from the exons atgCGTTACGTAGCCGCTTACCTGCTCGCTGCCCTCGGAGGCAAAGAGAGCCCAAGCACAGGTGACATCAAGAAGATCCTGGACAGCGTCGGCATCGAGGCCGATGGCACTCGCATGGATAAA GTTGTTGCAGAGCTCAATGGCAAAAATGTGGAGGAGGTGATTGCCCAag GCTTCAGCAAACTGGCCAGCGTACCATCAGGTGGCGCTGTTGCCGTTTCCAGTTCTGCTGCACCAGCTGCTGGTGGATCTGCCGCTGCTCCTGCAGCTGAG GAGAAGAAAGAAGAGAAGAAAGATGAGTCTGAAGAATCCGATGACGACATGGGATTCGGACTCTTTGACTAA